GTGGTCCGGGGTGCGCTCGATGAAGCTCGGCCGCAGGCCGTTGAGCAGATAGCGGGTGCGCAGCAGGGGCCAGTCGAAGGCCCGGCCGTTGTAGGTCACCAGGCCGGAGCAGTCGTCGAGCCATTCGGCCAGCAGGTCGAGCTGGCCGCGCTCGGCGGCCGGGGAGTCGATGAACAGTTGCCGCAGCAGGTAGCCCGCGGCGGTGAAGCGGCCGACGCCGACGAGGAAGGGCAGCGTGCCCGTGCCGCCGGCCAGCCCCGTGGTCTCGGTGTCCAGAAAGACGGCCCGGGAGAAGTCGAAGTCCGCCGGGCAGCGGCTCTCCAGGCCGGCGAGCCCGGCGGTGCCGCAGTCCAGCAGGTCCCCGAGGCTGACCCCGGCGTGACCCTCGTCGAGGGGGTGCAGGTGTTCGACGACGAAGACGTGTCCGTGGGCGGTTTCACGCCAGTCGCCGTCGACGACGGCGTCGAGGTCGAGGCGTTCGGCGCGGCGGGGCGCGGGACGGGGCGGAGCGTCGAGGCGCTTGACCGCCTCGGCGAACTCCAGCCCGCGGCCCTTGGCGGCCAGCAGGCGCCTGAGCCGCTCCTTGGCCGAGGCGACGTCCTTAACCGGAGCGATGTCCGATTGAGTACCCGGAGCGGCCTGCTCCCCCGCCCCCGGCGCGGCGGTGTCGTCGCTACCGACGGGGGTCTCTTCGGACGTTTCGTCGGACGTTTCGTCGCACGTTTCGTCGGCGCGATCGCGGGAGGTCGGCGCACCCAGGCGGGCCAAGCGTTCTTTGAGGTTTCTCTTTTTCATTGTTGTCGGTGCTTTGTCCGCCGTCTAGTATAGCACGGCGGACCGCCCCAGCGTCGTCTCGCGGCCGTCGTTTCGGGGCGCGGCTTTGGAGCCGTCAACGCTTCTTGGTTCATCCGCCGGTGTTCCACTCGATTCAGCGTATGCTAACCGTAATATCAGCAGCAACTTATATCATGATGACAAGAAAACGGCCTTGACACTCACATAAGAAAAATCTACTATCATATAGCTTGAAAGTATCATATGCATATCCCTTATGCTATTCCATCAACATTCCATCAACGGGACAATAGACGACTGGACAGTCAGACGCTTTCAAGGGAGACGGCGCTTTATGGAAGAACGTGAGCTGATCCGGCACTTCATCGGGCTGGTGGGCGACTACCTGCCGCTGACCGGCCTCAAGGGCACCGCGCCCGAGCATCTGTCCCTCCACGTTCTCGAACACATCCTGCGTCCGGTGCCCAAGGCGCTCAACACCGGTCGGCTCGAGGCCGACGAGGCCCGCCTGTTCCTCGTCGGTTTTTTGCCGCTGGTGGGCGAGCTGTTCGGCGCCGACGGGCGGCAGGCGCTGCAGGCCGAGCTGGAGTCGCCCGTGCCGGAGGAGCTGACGGTGCAACTGGAGTACGGGCACGTTCGTCGGGTGCTGGCGCAGCGCGGTCTGGAGCCGCCGGCCTCGAGCCTGACCGGCCGGCCGGAGCTGCTGGCCGCCGCAGTTGTTTGGCGCCTGTTGGAGCTGCCCCGGGAGAAGCGCCTGCGGCCCTTCCTCGAGCTGTTCGGCGGTGGCTCGACCGGGGCGCTGAAACTGCGGGTGAAGATCGCCAGCGGCCTGGGGGCCCAGCCCGGACGCGTCAGTCTGGGCGGCGACGGACTCGAGGAGTACCGGACCCGCGAAAGCTGTTTGCTGGAGGGCGCCGACGGCGACACCGTCGAGCTGGAGATCGCCTGGGTCTCCGGCGCGGGCGAGGCCGCCCTGACCCCCGTCGACGCCAAGCTGCTGGGCGTCGGCAGGGGCGATACCGTCGGCGTGATCTTTCCCGAAGTGTAAGCGGTCAACCCAACCCCAACAAGGGAGGAAACCATGGGCAGCTTTCCCTGGATAAGACTGGTCAACCTGGTCTTCTGCATCGCCATCCTGATCCTGGGTGTCATAAAATACCGCAAGACCGACGTCAAGGCCTACCTCTACGTCGGGCTGGGTTTCACCATGTACGCCATCAGCCACGCTTTCAACATCTTCGGCATCGCCGGCAATCCGGGCATCACCGAGACGCTGATCGGCGTTCGCTCCATCGGCTACATTCTGGTTATCATCGGCATGGCGGTCTAACCGGACCGTCCGGGAGCCGGGACCGTCCGTGGGCGGTCCCCTTTCCCATTCAAAGGTACAGGGTGACCGTCGTTGTGGCAGACTGAACTGGACGTCGGGCGCTTCCGACTGCTAGACTGGATTGGACGAACGACACCATGACCCTTCGGAAGTCGCCTCAGGAGCCGCCATGAAACGCGCCGTCGTCTGCCTGCTCTGCCTCCTCGTCCTCGCCGCCACGGCGGAGACCGTCATCCTCCAACCCGGACAGCAGAAAAGCTACGACGCCTTCTGCTGGGAGCTCTACCCGGACAACAACTACGGCTACAATCCGCTCCTGCGCGTGGCCACCCCGGACCATCAGGACCAGGGGCAGCACGCCCTGCTGCAGTTCATCGACCTGGTCTACCACGAGGGACGCCTGGTCCTCTCCGCTCTGCTCGAAGTCTACACCGTCGGCGTCGAAGGCGACGGCGGGGAAGTCGAAATCGGGGCCTGCGACTACTGGTGGGCCGAGGACGCGGTGACCTGGAACACCTTCATGTCCATCCATCCGCATACCGAACGCAGCGCAGCTTATCCCGGGGGCGGCGGGGATTGGCTGGCCGTCGAGGTCACCGACATCGTCCAGGAGTGGCTCGACGGCGGCCTGGCCAACTACGGCTTCATGTTCTTCGACGAGGACGCCGACAACCGCTACCTGTCCTTCAACTCCAGCGACTTCGGCACCGATGACACGGTGCGACCCAAGCTGACTCTGGAGCTCTCCGAGGAGGCCGTCCAGCCGGTAAGCTGGGGCGTGATCAAGGCCCTGGAGTAGCCCGTAGGACAGAGTCCGATCCGCGGCGGTCGCCCCCCGGCGGCCGCCGTTCTCACTGTGGGGGATTGGCGGATTCCGAGCGCAGACAGCTATACTTAACCTGGGAATAGAATCGTCTACAGGCTGAAGCCTACTTTGAACGGGGGGAACCTATGCGGCATTATCCGCTGATAGCCCTGTTGTTGCTCGTCTCTTTAGCCGGCGTCGCCGCCGCCGAGACCGTCGTCTTCCAGCCCGATGTCGAGACGGGGCGCGACACCTTCGTCGTCGCCAGCTTTCCCGGCACAGCGATGGAGGGTTGGGGCGTGTTGTGGGTCGAGGCCGAAGGCGGCCCCGATGAAACCCACGCCCATACCTACATCGCCTTTGACGCCCTCGACGAGCATCTCGGCCGTACCGTGGCCGCGGCGGAGCTGCAACTCTACGTCAAGAACCTCGAAGGCGGCGGGACCTTCACCCTCGGCGCCGTCGACGGTGAATGGACCGAGAAAGATCTCTGCTGGAATAACCGCCCCGGCACCTACGAGCGCAGCCGTCAGCCTCTGGCCTACCCCGGCGAGCCGGACGCCTGGCATACCATCGACGTCACCGACTACGTCCAGGCCTGGCTCGACGGCACTATCCCCAACCACGGTTTCTGTCTCTACGACGACGACGACGAGGCCGCCTTCGTCAGCGCCTACGCCGCCGACAAATGGAGCGAGGCCGAGTATTTTCCCAAGCTGATCGTCGAGTTCACCAGCGCCGCTGTCGGACCATAGCTCGACCGGCTTGATCCTCCGGCAATCCGGAACAACCCGGGGACCCGAACAGCGAGGTTCTTATGCTGATACGCGTTGTCATCATCCTGAGCCTGCCGCTGCTCTGCGCGACCTGCGCCGAGACTGTCACCCTGAAGCCGGACCACGAGGTCAGCAATGACGCTTTTTTCTGCGAGTCCGATCCGACGAGGAACTACGAGGGCGACGGCATCATCTCCGTGCAACCTCCCTGCGACACCCACCAGCGCCTCCAGGCCTACCTCGAGTTCACCGAGCTCGATGACTACCTGGGCTGGCAGGTCGACTCGGCGGAGCTGCGCCTGTATATCAACAACGTCGTCTCCTACGGCAGCTGGTTCCTGGCTGCCGGCGACGCCGCCTGGGACGAGAACACTCTGAACTGGGACAACCGTCCCGGCGCCGTGGCCGGCAGCGAGGTTGAGCACGTCAATCCCACCCAGATGGAAACCTGGCTGAGCCTAAACGTGACCACCCATGTCGAGGAATGGCTCGACGGCAGTCTGCCCAATCACGGTTTCCACCTCTATGACAACGACTGGTGGAGCAGCTACTGGTCGGCCATCGCCGCCGACGAGGGCGGGGACTTCGCCAAATTCCCCCAGCTGATCCTGGACATCGAGGATAGCGCCGTCGAGCCGGTAAGCTGGGGCGTGATCAAGGCCCTGGAGTAGCCCGTCGGCCAGAGTCCGATCCGCGGCGGTCCCCCCCCGGCGGCCGCCCTTTTCTATTAGGGATCTTCTACCGTCTTCGGACCGCTACCTGTCTGTAACCTGCTGATAACATAAGTGATGGGTAGGGCGCACCATAAGTTGGCCGATGGCAGATGAAAATGTAAGAGATGCGGCGGGAAAGATACTCGACGACCAAGATATGCAAAGCTATCTCAAGAGAAGCAAAAAGAGACAGCTCGCTTATTGTGGCTGCGCGTTGCGGCGGCCGCCGCGGCCAGGGCGGTCGGCATATCCGCTAATAAACAGCAGCCAAAGGTGCAATCGACTTACAATCGACTTACGATCGATTAAGTGAGCGCCGCGCCGCCGCTCGCCAGGCCGAGCTGGACCCGATCAGCTACACCGTTACACCGACGGCCGGCGGGCCCACAAGAAACTCTCGTTCAACGGCTTCCACCACAGGCGCATCAAGCATCAGGAAGAGTACGCCAACGGAAAGAACCATATCAACGGGCTCGAGAGCTTCCGGGGCGACGCCGAGCGCGGCCGATAAGCCGATCACTGAGGATTCGAGCGTAACTACAGACTCTTGATCACTAAAAGGTCGTTCCGCTTCAAGCATCGCGACGACGAAAACGCGCTCGACTAGCCGCAGGATGCACTGCTCAATTGGTCCGCTCAGGTTACATGATGCCTCTATTACTCCACTGTGGGCGGGTCGCCTGATCAAACGGAGCGACTCAAGCGCTGGAATAAAACAGGCGGGTCGGGTCCGATAGTGACGATTGTCACATTATCGTGCCGGCTCAGCGGCTAAACTGCTGGGGCAATCGATCGATCCGCCGGCCCAACCACAACCCGGAGTAAACCATGCGTCTGACAATCCCGCTGTTGATCGTCGTTTTCGCCTGCGCCGCCCTCGGCGACACCGTCACCCTGCAGCCCGACGGAGCGCTGAGCAACGACACCCACACCTCCCAGGAGCATCCCGACACCCCCACCGACGACCTCTTCCTCTGCGTCGCCGCACCGGGATATGCCGACGGCGCCCATTGCATGTTCATCGAGTTCACCGAGCTCGACGCCTACATGGGGGCCACGGTCAACGAGGCCAAGCTGTGCATCTTCGCCGAGCACGTGATGAGCCCGGGCACCCTGCAGATCGGCCC
The nucleotide sequence above comes from Candidatus Coatesbacteria bacterium. Encoded proteins:
- a CDS encoding DNRLRE domain-containing protein, whose protein sequence is MKRAVVCLLCLLVLAATAETVILQPGQQKSYDAFCWELYPDNNYGYNPLLRVATPDHQDQGQHALLQFIDLVYHEGRLVLSALLEVYTVGVEGDGGEVEIGACDYWWAEDAVTWNTFMSIHPHTERSAAYPGGGGDWLAVEVTDIVQEWLDGGLANYGFMFFDEDADNRYLSFNSSDFGTDDTVRPKLTLELSEEAVQPVSWGVIKALE
- a CDS encoding DNRLRE domain-containing protein — its product is MLIRVVIILSLPLLCATCAETVTLKPDHEVSNDAFFCESDPTRNYEGDGIISVQPPCDTHQRLQAYLEFTELDDYLGWQVDSAELRLYINNVVSYGSWFLAAGDAAWDENTLNWDNRPGAVAGSEVEHVNPTQMETWLSLNVTTHVEEWLDGSLPNHGFHLYDNDWWSSYWSAIAADEGGDFAKFPQLILDIEDSAVEPVSWGVIKALE
- a CDS encoding DNRLRE domain-containing protein translates to MRHYPLIALLLLVSLAGVAAAETVVFQPDVETGRDTFVVASFPGTAMEGWGVLWVEAEGGPDETHAHTYIAFDALDEHLGRTVAAAELQLYVKNLEGGGTFTLGAVDGEWTEKDLCWNNRPGTYERSRQPLAYPGEPDAWHTIDVTDYVQAWLDGTIPNHGFCLYDDDDEAAFVSAYAADKWSEAEYFPKLIVEFTSAAVGP